In the genome of Anomalospiza imberbis isolate Cuckoo-Finch-1a 21T00152 chromosome 27, ASM3175350v1, whole genome shotgun sequence, one region contains:
- the NCLN gene encoding BOS complex subunit NCLN → MLEEAGEVLESVLKASCLPLSVLLFVPAVLLLLGPPPAAEAAHEFTVYRMQQYELGGQPYGTRSAVLNTEARTVEADVLSRRCVMMRLVDFSYEQYQKALRQSAGAVVIILPRSISSVPQDVVRQFMEIEPEMLAMETIVPVYFAVEDEELLSIYEQTRAASASQGSASAAEVLLHTATANGFQMVTSGAQSKAINDWLIPSVEGRLTGLGGEDLPTVVIVAHYDSFGVAPWLSHGADSNGSGISVLLELARLFSRLYTYRRTHAGYNLLFFASGGGKFNYQGTKRWLEDNLDHTDSSLLQDNVAFVLCLDTLGRGNSLHLHVSKPPKEGTLQHAFLRELEMVVASQFPEVKFSMVHKKINLAEDMLAWEHERFAIRRLPAFTISHLESHRDSLRNSIMDRRARVDTKALTRNTQIIAEALTRVIYNLTEKGAPADMQIFTDQMQIQQEQLESVMDWLSSQPRAAQLIDKDSTFLNTLEYYMGRYLKDVKQHHVKADKRDPEFVFYDQLKQVMNAYRVKPAIFDLLLAVCIAAYLGVAYVAVQHFGLLYKMIQRLSLKTKQQ, encoded by the exons aTGCTGGAGGAGGCGGGCGAGGTGCTGGAGTCGGTGCTCAAGGCCTCGTGCCTCCCGCTCAGCGTCCTGCTCTTCGTGCCCGCCgtgctcctgctcctggggccgccgcccgccgccgagGCGGCGCACGAGTTCACGGTCTACCGCATGCAGCAGTATGAGCTGGGCGGGCAGCCCTACG GCACCAGGAGCGCCGTGCTGAACACGGAGGCGCGCACCGTGGAAGCGGACGTGCTGAGCCGCCGCTGTGTCATGATGAGGCTGGTGGACTTCTCCTACGAGCAGTACCAGAAGGCTCTGCGCCAGTCAGCCGGGGCTGTGGTGATCATCCTGCCACGATCCATCTCCTCTGTCCCCCAGGATGTCGTGAGG CAATTCATGGAGATAGAGCCAGAAATGCTTGCTATGGAAACCATTGTGCCAGTCTACTTTGCGGTGGAAGATGAGGAGCTGCTGTCTATCTATGAACAAACACGGGCTGCTTCTGCATCACAGGGCTCTGCCTCAGCTGCAGAAG TTCTGCTGCACACAGCAACTGCCAATGGCTTCCAGATGGTGACCAGTGGGGCTCAAAGCAAAGCTATCAATGACTGGCTCATCCCCAGTGTGGAG GGaaggctgacaggcctgggtGGAGAAGACCTGCCCACTGTTGTGATAGTTGCCCACTATGATTCCTTTGGAGTGGCTCCA TGGCTGTCCCATGGGGCTGACTCCAATGGCAGTGGAatctcagtgctgctggaacTGGCCAGGCTCTTCTCTCGGCTCTACACCTACAGAAGGACCCATGCTGG GTATAACTTGCTGTTCTTTGCATCTGGAGGTGGCAAGTTTAATTATCAAGGAACCAAGCGGTGGCTGGAGGATAATTTGGACCACACTG ATTCCAGCCTGCTGCAGGACAATGTAGCATTTGTTCTCTGCCTTGACACTCTGGGCAGAGGCAATAGCCTTCATCTTCATGTCTCAAAGCCTCCCAAAGAGGGCACCTTGCAGCATGCATTTCTGAGAGAACTGGAGATG GTTGTTGCCAGCCAGTTCCCAGAGGTGAAGTTTTCCATGGTGCACAAGAAGATCAACCTGGCAGAGGACATGCTGGCGTGGGAGCACGAGCGGTTCGCCATCCGACGCTTGCCAGCGTTCACCATCTCGCACCTGGAGAGCCACCGGGACAGCCTGCGCAACAGCATCATGGACAGGAG GGCACGAGTAGACACTAAAGCACTGACCAGGAACACTCAGATCATTGCTGAGGCTTTGACAAGGGTCATCTACAATCTAACAGAAAAG GGAGCACCTGCAGATATGCAGATCTTCACAGATCAGATG CAAATCCAGCAGGAGCAACTGGAGTCAGTGATGGACTGGCTGAGCAgtcagcccagggctgcccagcTGATTGATAAAGACAGCACCTTCCTCAACACCTTAGAATATTATATGGGACGCTACCTGAAGGATGTCAAGCAGCATCATGTGAAGGCAGACAAACG GGACCCCGAGTTTGTTTTCTATGACCAGCTGAAGCAGGTGATGAATGCATACAG GGTCAAGCCAGCAATCTTTGACCTGCTCCTGGCTGTCTGTATCGCAGCCTACCTTGGTGTTGCCTATGTTGCAGTGCAG CACTTTGGTCTCCTTTACAAGATGATACAGAGATTATCCCTTAAAACCAAGCAGCAGTGA
- the S1PR4 gene encoding sphingosine 1-phosphate receptor 4: protein MAAPVLSWLVNHSLLLPLDSTQLLGTKASCLQLVATRNVNIILQHYNFSGKLTNRHSGDEGMGLVLTAFAIISCLIILENLLVLLAVLRCLRGRRWVYSCIASITLSDLLAGIAYLCNLLLSGSKTFQLSPQLWFLREGILFIALAASTFSLLVTAVERYSAMVRPIAENEASKTLRLRGLIVACWLLALVIGLLPLLGWNCLCDFQACSVLLPLYSKNYILFSVVMFSIILLGIIGLYISIFHLVQASSKQSSSRHGRRRSLRLLKTVLMILGAFILCWSPLFVLLLFDVFCDTGACSHLHSLDWTLALALLNSGVNPVIYSLRSVEVRRAVGSLLCCCCVRAGLCGPGSCVVISDINSGSSTESSLRYRDSFRSSVAWNARPRAPLSSNSSMMSNLPSL from the coding sequence ATGGCTGCTCCAGTGCTGAGCTGGCTGGTGAATcactccctgctccttcccctggaCTCTACTCAACTGCTCGGCACAAAagcctcctgcctgcagctggtggccACGAGGAACGTGAACATCATCCTGCAGCACTACAACTTCTCAGGCAAGCTCACCAACCGGCACTCCGGCGACGAGGGCATGGGGCTGGTCCTCACAGCCTTTGCCATCATCAGCTGCCTCATCATCCTGGAGAacctgctggtgctgctggccgTGCTGCGCTGCCTGCGGGGTCGGCGCTGGGTCTACTCCTGCATCGCCAGCATCACCCTCAGCGACCTGCTGGCGGGCATCGCCTACCTCTGCAACCTCCTCCTCTCGGGCAGCAAGACCTTCCAGCTGTCCCCGCAGCTCTGGTTCCTGAGGGAGGGCATCCTCTTCATCGCCTTGGCCGCCTCCACCTTCAGCCTGCTGGTGACGGCCGTGGAGCGCTACAGTGCCATGGTGAGGCCCATCGCGGAGAACGAGGCCAGCAAGACCCTGCGCCTGCGCGGCCTCATCGTGgcctgctggctgctggccctCGTCATCGGGCTGCTCCCGCTGCTGGGCTGGAACTGCCTCTGTGACTTCCAGGCCTGCTCCGTGCTCCTGCCTCTCTACTCCAAGAACTACATCCTCTTCTCCGTGGTTATGTTCAGCATCATCCTCCTGGGCATCATCGGCCTCTACATCTCCATCTTCCATCTGGTGCAGGCCAGCTCCAAGCAAAGCAGCTCCCGGCACGGCCGCAGGCGCTCCCTGCGCTTGCTGAAGACGGTGCTGATGATCCTGGGGGCCTTCATCCTCTGCTGGAGCCCCCTctttgtcctgctgctcttcgATGTGTTCTGTGACACCGGGGCCTGCAGCCACCTGCACAGCCTGGACTGGACCctggctctggccctgctcAACTCGGGGGTCAATCCCGTCATTTATTCCCTGCGGAGCGTGGAGGTTCGCCGTGCCGTGGggagcctgctgtgctgctgctgtgtcaggGCCGGGCTCTGCGGGCCTGGCAGCTGCGTGGTCATCTCGGACATCAACTCTGGCTCCTCCACGGAGAGCTCCCTGCGCTACCGCGACAGCTTCCGCAGCTCCGTGGCGTGGAACGCTCGGCCCAGGGCGCCCCTCTCCAGCAACTCCAGCATGATGAGCAACCTGCCCAGTCTGTGA